One segment of Sesamum indicum cultivar Zhongzhi No. 13 linkage group LG4, S_indicum_v1.0, whole genome shotgun sequence DNA contains the following:
- the LOC105160484 gene encoding remorin-like isoform X2, whose product MAEEEAKKAEPEPSPEAPPAVEEPVETPKDVAEEKAVIPLPPTEEKAEECKALAVVEKPEAAEEKKPEGSINRDAVLARVATEKRLSLIKAWEESEKSKAENKAQMKVSAIAAWENSKKASLEAELKKIEEQLEKKKAKYIETMKNRVALIHKAAEEKRAIIEAKRGEDLLKAEEIAAKYRATGTAPKKLLGCF is encoded by the exons ATGGCGGAGGAGGAAGCCAAGAAGGCCGAGCCGGAGCCTTCTCCCGAGGCTCCTCCTGCGGTGGAGGAGCCGGTTGAAACTCCTAAGGACGTGGCTGAGGAGAAAGCCGTCATTCCGCTGCCTCCTACTGAAGAGAAAGCTGAGGAGTGCAAAGCTCTTGCCGTGGTTGAAA AACCAGAAGCTGCTGAGGAGAAGAAACCTGAGGGCTCTATAAACAGAG ATGCTGTGCTTGCTCGGGTAGCTACAGAGAAGAGGTTGTCTTTGATTAAAGCATGGGAAGAAAGTGAGAAGTCAAAAGCTGAAAACAA GGCTCAGATGAAAGTATCTGCTATCGCAGCTTGGGAGAACAGCAAGAAAGCGAGTCTAGAGGCTGAGCTTAAGAAAATTGAG GAGCAactggagaaaaagaaagcaaaatatataGAGACAATGAAGAACAGAGTTGCTCTCATCCACAAGGCAGCAGAAGAAAAACGAGCGATAATTGAAGCCAAACGTGGGGAAGATCTTCTCAAAGCTGAGGAAATAGCAGCAAAATATCGTGCCACTGGAACTGCTCCAAAAAAGCTGCTCGGCTGTTTCTGA
- the LOC105160484 gene encoding remorin-like isoform X1, with product MAEEEAKKAEPEPSPEAPPAVEEPVETPKDVAEEKAVIPLPPTEEKAEECKALAVVEKEPEAAEEKKPEGSINRDAVLARVATEKRLSLIKAWEESEKSKAENKAQMKVSAIAAWENSKKASLEAELKKIEEQLEKKKAKYIETMKNRVALIHKAAEEKRAIIEAKRGEDLLKAEEIAAKYRATGTAPKKLLGCF from the exons ATGGCGGAGGAGGAAGCCAAGAAGGCCGAGCCGGAGCCTTCTCCCGAGGCTCCTCCTGCGGTGGAGGAGCCGGTTGAAACTCCTAAGGACGTGGCTGAGGAGAAAGCCGTCATTCCGCTGCCTCCTACTGAAGAGAAAGCTGAGGAGTGCAAAGCTCTTGCCGTGGTTGAAA AAGAACCAGAAGCTGCTGAGGAGAAGAAACCTGAGGGCTCTATAAACAGAG ATGCTGTGCTTGCTCGGGTAGCTACAGAGAAGAGGTTGTCTTTGATTAAAGCATGGGAAGAAAGTGAGAAGTCAAAAGCTGAAAACAA GGCTCAGATGAAAGTATCTGCTATCGCAGCTTGGGAGAACAGCAAGAAAGCGAGTCTAGAGGCTGAGCTTAAGAAAATTGAG GAGCAactggagaaaaagaaagcaaaatatataGAGACAATGAAGAACAGAGTTGCTCTCATCCACAAGGCAGCAGAAGAAAAACGAGCGATAATTGAAGCCAAACGTGGGGAAGATCTTCTCAAAGCTGAGGAAATAGCAGCAAAATATCGTGCCACTGGAACTGCTCCAAAAAAGCTGCTCGGCTGTTTCTGA
- the LOC105160486 gene encoding transcription factor MYB3-like has protein sequence MVKKRDNKEEKKKKKKKGKMSCCEREGVKRGVWTAEEDKILVDFITENGHGTWRNLPKLAGLLRCGKSCRLRWTNYLRPNIKRGPFSTEEENTIIHLHGTLGNKWAAIASHLPGRTDNDIKNFWNSHLRKRVSNKALDQPPSSSKSVDIKSDTPSTRHMVQWESVRVEAESRLSNKPLPLRTPSGSKLGGDYFLRLWNSQVGESFRNINEITNECEGAASHSPTSQTSSLTKAESGSRSTTIMGPFKTTSTPEMAGQKVEIWNCKRESEEVTAYSESSKSYEMDDSSDAMMKLLLDFPEGGNDMGFLQGPDDDASAYIQD, from the exons ATGGTGAAAAAAAGAGATAACAAggaggaaaagaagaagaagaagaagaagggaaaaaTGTCATGCTGTGAAAGAGAGGGAGTGAAAAGAGGGGTGTGGACTGCTGAAGAGGACAAGATTCTTGTTGACTTCATTACAGAGAATGGGCATGGGACTTGGCGAAATCTCCCTAAACTTGCAG GTCTGCTTCGGTGTGGAAAGAGCTGTCGGCTTCGCTGGACAAACTATCTTCGACCCAACATTAAACGTGGTCCCTTTAGTACTGAGGAAGAGAATACTATTATTCATCTGCATGGGACGCTTGGTAACAA ATGGGCTGCCATAGCCTCCCACTTGCCAGGAAGAACAGATAACGATATCAAGAATTTCTGGAACTCACATCTGAGGAAGCGCGTCAGCAACAAAGCCCTTGACCAGCCACCTTCCTCTTCAAAGTCAGTTGATATCAAATCTGACACTCCTTCAACTCGACACATGGTTCAGTGGGAGAGTGTCAGAGTCGAGGCTGAGTCCCGTCTGTCAAATAAACCATTGCCTCTCAGAACACCATCAGGCAGCAAACTAGGGGGTGATTACTTCCTACGGCTGTGGAACTCTCAAGTTGGTGAATCATTTCGAAACATCAATGAGATCACAAATGAATGTGAAGGAGCTGCATCCCACAGTCCAACATCACAAACGTCGTCTCTAACAAAAGCTGAGTCTGGCTCAAGATCCACAACCATAATGGGACCCTTCAAGACCACTAGCACGCCTGAAATGGCTGGTCAGAAAGTGGAAATCTGGAACTGCAAGAGGGAATCAGAAGAAGTGACAGCTTATTCAGAGTCCTCAAAGTCATATGAGATGGATGATTCATCAGATGCAATGATGAAGCTATTACTAGATTTCCCTGAGGGTGGAAACGACATGGGATTTCTCCAAGGGCCCGATGATGATGCCTCTGCTTACATCCAAGATTAG